A genomic stretch from Aedes albopictus strain Foshan chromosome 2, AalbF5, whole genome shotgun sequence includes:
- the LOC134286703 gene encoding zinc finger BED domain-containing protein 4-like translates to MDDDAAHEHLVHLTDEFEESLREHKVECIRCGSHTINLVVNDVTSASERDDDALKHIVKIVKSYRRAEYKKAFKITKTSMPPIPNKTRWNVYYSMATELLENREFFTDMGSQYKEQDLSDYWSFLEEYQEAFQPLYEASMRSQKMECGISQFHLEWLKAFGKVKSLKTNRFTSTVLQSMAKRQQTMTSNIAYKAALFMDPRFSYNGSELFKTDEKTEVVAYLIGVWKKINANFPDVNTEQTSKSDTDTGPMDSSFDINDFFTELFGQGTSARSQAPNSLEEKLHQIQYQDRVNPANENFNVIHYWYTQKVRDERLWKIAQVVYAAASSQAAVERDFSAYNLIFTNSRNRLAGDTIESV, encoded by the exons ATGGATGATGATGCCGCACACGAACACCTGGTACACCTCACTGATGAATTCGAAGAGTCCCTAAGAGAGCACAAAGTGGAGTGCATTAGATGCGGATCACATACCATCAATCTTGTCGTGAACGATGTGACGAGTGCTTCAGAACGAGATGACGATGCTCTGAAGCAcattgtaaaaattgtgaaatcctATCGGAGAGCTGAATACAAGAAAGCGTTTAAAATCACTAAAACATCCATGCCACCGATTCCCAATAAAACTCGTTGGAACGTGTACTATAGCATGGCCACAGAGTTATTGGAGAATCGAGAGTTTTTCACCGATATGGGATCGCAATATAAAGAACAAGATCTATCCGACTACTGgagcttcctggaagaatatcaagAAGCATTCCAGCCACTATACGAAGCGTCAATGAGGTCTCAGAAAATGGAATGTGGAATTAGCCAGTTCCACCTCGAATGGCTTAAGGCCTTTGGGAAAGTTAAGTCTTTGAAAACGAACAGATTCACTTCAACGGTCCTGCAATCCATGGCGAAGAGGCAGCAGACCATGACGAGCAACATTGCGTACAAAGCCGCTTTATTCATGGACCCCCGATTTTCGTATAATGGCTCGGAACTCTTCAAGACGGACGAAAAAACTGAAGTAGTG GCTTATCTTATCGgcgtatggaaaaaaataaacgcAAATTTTCCGGATGTGAATACGGAACAAACCTCCAAATCTGATACAGACACTGGGCCAATGGATTCGTCGTTTGACATAAACGATTTCTTCACAGAGTTGTTTGGACAGGGCACCTCTGCGCGATCTCAGGCTCCGAACTCGCTGGAAGAAAAATTGCATCAAATCCAGTACCAAGACCGAGTGAATCCAGCGAATGAAAACTTCAATGTAATTCACTACTGGTACACTCAGAAAGTACGGGATGAAAGGCTGTGGAAGATTGCACAAGTTGTGTACGCTGCCGCATCCTCGCAGGCTGCCGTGGAGCGAGATTTCTCTGCCTATAACCTTATTTTCACAAACTCGAGGAACAGGCTGGCAGGAGACACAATCGAAAGTGTGTAA